Proteins from one Haloarchaeobius litoreus genomic window:
- a CDS encoding DUF211 domain-containing protein, which yields MAPVRRLVIDVLKPHEPPLVEFTQQLSDLDDVDGVTSSLVELDREVQNVKLTFEGVSVDFDAVQATVENLGGTVHSVDEVACGERVVEDRKTPQD from the coding sequence ATGGCTCCCGTCCGTCGCCTCGTCATCGACGTCCTGAAACCGCACGAGCCACCGCTCGTCGAGTTCACGCAACAGCTCTCGGACCTGGACGACGTCGACGGCGTCACGTCGTCGCTCGTCGAGCTCGACAGGGAGGTCCAGAACGTCAAGCTCACGTTCGAGGGGGTCTCGGTCGACTTCGACGCGGTCCAGGCGACGGTCGAGAATCTCGGCGGGACGGTGCACTCGGTCGACGAGGTCGCCTGCGGGGAACGGGTCGTCGAGGACCGCAAGACGCCGCAGGACTGA
- a CDS encoding VIT1/CCC1 transporter family protein, translating into MPSIYQRLLRLLGKEDVRSIARRYFISNGFDGTLTSVGIVVGAVLTGVPDGITVVKIGLGAAIGLTTSAVWSVWEIERAETSAEIRRLERAMLTDLDDTRIQREQSGARLFHAVASGLGPLLGVLVPLSPFLFEGSLFSMVEAAIVGVALGVGVLSTFGAYMGSISGHPWYVSAARMGLAGLVVAAINLLLPG; encoded by the coding sequence GTGCCCTCGATCTACCAGCGTCTCCTGCGCCTGCTCGGCAAGGAGGACGTCCGCTCTATCGCGCGCCGGTACTTCATCTCGAACGGCTTCGACGGGACGCTGACGAGCGTCGGCATCGTCGTCGGCGCGGTGCTGACCGGGGTCCCCGACGGCATCACGGTCGTGAAGATCGGGCTCGGCGCGGCCATCGGGCTCACCACGTCGGCCGTCTGGAGCGTCTGGGAGATCGAGCGCGCCGAGACGAGCGCCGAGATCAGGCGGCTGGAGCGGGCGATGCTCACCGACCTCGACGACACGCGCATCCAGCGCGAGCAGAGCGGCGCGCGACTGTTCCACGCCGTCGCGAGCGGGCTCGGCCCGCTGCTCGGCGTCCTCGTCCCGCTCTCGCCGTTCCTGTTCGAGGGGTCGCTGTTCAGCATGGTTGAGGCCGCCATCGTCGGCGTCGCCCTCGGCGTCGGCGTGCTCTCGACGTTCGGCGCGTACATGGGCTCCATCTCGGGGCACCCCTGGTACGTCTCGGCGGCCCGGATGGGGCTGGCGGGGCTCGTCGTCGCCGCCATCAACCTGCTGCTCCCGGGCTGA
- a CDS encoding cation-translocating P-type ATPase, with protein sequence MAWHTEDVEAVFEELDSSPDGLDPDEAAQRLEEHGPNEIQTEAARGPLRVFLAQFTSALIWVLIAAAALSLLVGHAVDAILIAIILLANGIFGFVQEYRAEQSLEALRELSAPEVTVRRGGEQRTVLATELVPGDVVVLGEGDVVTADARVVEAHSIEVDEAALTGESVPVSKSTGTLPAETPLAERTNTVYRGTSVTRGRAEVVVVGTGMETEMGAIATELLTAEETQTPLQRSLDALGRRLGVGVIALAAIVIPVLVYGGTSWVQAGLTGVSLAVAAIPEGLPAIVTLTLALGVRKMAEENALVRTLPAVEALGAVEVVCTDKTGTLTEGEMRVQTGWVYDETVDLGEGSGSGGDETADPAASDGGEVPDTAEPVDAAETGDRVGLLLEIGALCNDATTEDGDPTERALVAAAADHGIDVEALRGERERVDEVPFSSERKRMATVHDDVVYVKGAPGVVLERSSRILTDDGPVELDEATRERVGEQVETFADDALRVLAFAYRERGDDGDDGDIEENLVFVGLQGLMDPPRREVHDAIADTHRAGIGVKMITGDNAVTAGAVAREVGIESDVMTGSEVAALSDEELRERVQKTHVFARAEPVHKVRILKALQASGYSVAMTGDGVNDAPALKNADVGIAMGIRGTDVAKQASDIVLLDDNYATIRTAIERGRKIFDNVWKFVAYLLSANAAEVALVFIASLFGYLVLPAVQLLWINLLTDGLPALALGTDPAGDVMDREPRNRDAGIIDREMLTFIGGAGLVVTVVMLGLLVYVLDGAASVTPYAMTMVFTGFVVFEFLKLYVVRWSRDTPLVSNRWLALAVGASLVLHLSVLYTPLSAYFGTVALTLGDWGVLGTALLVGLGPMLAVGWFVKRHTGHHEDGGGDDETELSPGAAG encoded by the coding sequence ATGGCGTGGCACACCGAGGACGTCGAGGCGGTGTTCGAGGAGCTCGACTCGTCACCCGACGGGCTCGACCCGGACGAGGCGGCCCAGCGGCTCGAGGAGCACGGGCCGAACGAGATACAGACCGAGGCGGCCCGCGGGCCGCTGCGGGTGTTCCTCGCGCAGTTCACCAGCGCGCTCATCTGGGTGCTGATCGCGGCCGCGGCACTCTCGCTCCTCGTCGGCCACGCCGTCGACGCCATCCTCATCGCCATCATCCTGCTCGCGAACGGTATCTTCGGCTTCGTCCAGGAGTACCGCGCGGAGCAGAGCCTCGAGGCGCTCCGGGAACTCTCCGCGCCCGAGGTCACCGTCAGGCGCGGGGGCGAACAGCGGACCGTCCTGGCGACCGAACTCGTGCCGGGCGACGTGGTCGTCCTCGGCGAGGGCGACGTGGTGACCGCCGACGCGCGCGTCGTCGAGGCCCACTCCATCGAGGTCGACGAGGCCGCACTCACCGGCGAGAGCGTCCCCGTCTCGAAGTCGACCGGGACCCTCCCCGCGGAGACGCCGCTCGCCGAGCGGACGAACACCGTCTACCGGGGGACGAGCGTCACCCGGGGGCGCGCCGAGGTGGTCGTCGTCGGGACCGGGATGGAGACCGAGATGGGTGCTATCGCGACCGAACTGCTCACCGCGGAGGAGACCCAGACGCCGCTCCAGCGCAGCCTCGACGCGCTCGGCCGCCGGCTCGGCGTCGGCGTCATCGCGCTCGCGGCCATCGTCATCCCCGTGCTCGTCTACGGCGGCACGTCGTGGGTGCAGGCCGGGCTGACCGGCGTCTCGCTCGCCGTCGCCGCCATCCCCGAGGGCCTGCCCGCCATCGTCACGCTGACGCTCGCGCTCGGGGTGCGCAAGATGGCCGAGGAGAACGCGCTCGTCCGCACGCTGCCGGCGGTCGAGGCGCTCGGTGCGGTCGAGGTCGTCTGCACGGACAAGACCGGCACGCTCACCGAGGGCGAGATGCGCGTCCAGACCGGCTGGGTGTACGACGAGACGGTCGACCTCGGTGAGGGGTCGGGCAGTGGCGGGGACGAAACCGCCGACCCGGCCGCGAGCGACGGCGGCGAGGTGCCCGACACCGCCGAACCGGTCGACGCCGCCGAGACGGGCGACCGGGTTGGCCTCCTGCTAGAGATCGGCGCGCTCTGCAACGACGCGACGACCGAGGACGGCGACCCGACCGAGCGGGCGCTCGTCGCCGCCGCCGCCGACCACGGCATCGACGTCGAGGCGCTCCGCGGCGAGCGCGAGCGCGTCGACGAGGTCCCGTTCTCGTCCGAGCGCAAGCGCATGGCGACCGTCCACGACGACGTGGTGTACGTCAAGGGTGCACCCGGCGTCGTCCTCGAACGCTCGTCCCGTATCCTCACCGACGACGGCCCCGTCGAGCTCGACGAGGCGACCAGGGAGCGCGTCGGCGAGCAGGTCGAGACGTTCGCAGACGACGCGCTCCGCGTGCTCGCGTTCGCCTACAGGGAGCGGGGCGACGACGGCGACGACGGCGACATCGAGGAGAACCTCGTCTTCGTCGGTCTCCAGGGGCTGATGGACCCGCCACGCAGGGAGGTCCACGACGCCATCGCCGACACCCACCGTGCCGGCATCGGCGTGAAGATGATAACCGGCGACAACGCGGTCACGGCGGGCGCGGTCGCCCGCGAGGTCGGCATCGAGTCCGACGTGATGACCGGGAGCGAGGTCGCGGCACTCTCCGACGAGGAGCTCCGGGAGCGGGTCCAGAAAACCCACGTGTTCGCCCGCGCCGAGCCCGTCCACAAGGTACGCATCCTCAAGGCGCTGCAGGCGTCGGGCTACTCCGTCGCGATGACCGGCGACGGCGTCAACGACGCGCCGGCGCTGAAGAACGCCGACGTGGGCATCGCGATGGGCATCCGTGGCACCGACGTGGCGAAGCAGGCCAGCGACATCGTCCTGCTCGACGACAACTACGCGACCATCCGCACCGCCATCGAGCGCGGGCGGAAGATCTTCGACAACGTCTGGAAGTTCGTCGCGTACCTGCTGAGCGCGAACGCCGCCGAGGTCGCGCTCGTGTTCATCGCCTCGCTGTTCGGCTACCTCGTGCTCCCGGCGGTCCAGCTGCTCTGGATCAACCTGCTCACCGACGGACTGCCCGCGCTCGCACTCGGGACCGACCCCGCCGGCGACGTGATGGACCGCGAGCCGCGCAACCGCGACGCCGGCATCATCGACCGCGAGATGCTCACGTTCATCGGCGGCGCGGGCCTCGTCGTCACCGTCGTCATGCTCGGCCTGCTCGTCTACGTGCTCGACGGCGCGGCCAGCGTGACGCCGTACGCGATGACGATGGTGTTCACCGGCTTCGTCGTCTTCGAGTTCCTGAAGCTGTACGTCGTCCGCTGGTCGCGGGACACGCCGCTCGTCTCGAACCGGTGGCTCGCGCTCGCCGTCGGCGCCTCGCTCGTACTCCACCTGTCGGTGCTGTACACGCCCCTCTCCGCGTACTTCGGCACCGTCGCGCTCACCCTGGGCGACTGGGGAGTCCTCGGCACGGCGCTGCTGGTCGGGCTCGGCCCGATGCTCGCCGTCGGCTGGTTCGTGAAACGCCACACCGGCCACCACGAGGACGGCGGTGGCGACGACGAGACGGAGCTCAGCCCGGGAGCAGCAGGTTGA
- a CDS encoding MFS transporter, whose product MSDASTGETAADATAPATLHGGLPRRAILVLGTGLFGLGLTVGGYGAVVPVLVAGGVPADVAGAGTSAFLLGQAVAVLPADRLTRRYAPRSVAALGLLLAAVGAALLASTTVAAVLASRALVGLGQGVAFVAAMTHVGRLTTGDDTATAQGLLGAGFTLGFAVGLAAGPDAIARFGTLEPAVASAVVVAVGGAGALALGRATSSWGVPSVGSYLRALRAPVAATLALGNAATFGFLVVAGTWYADLLADAAVPATAVLVGFALATVAGRALGGVLAARVGDAATVGWSLVGQTAVLGGTAAAVAADRPVLVAAGVVLTGLGFGVPFGPLFALAFTEIAPDPGVTLVGMLVVGNLAALGYPWLVGRTLVATGTFAVGLGAMAATVGGVALVWTRTVGLSRS is encoded by the coding sequence GTGAGCGACGCATCGACCGGCGAGACGGCCGCCGACGCGACAGCCCCAGCCACCCTCCACGGCGGTCTCCCTCGTCGTGCCATCCTCGTCCTCGGAACGGGCCTGTTCGGCCTCGGGCTGACCGTCGGGGGCTACGGCGCGGTCGTCCCGGTGCTGGTCGCGGGCGGCGTCCCGGCCGACGTGGCGGGGGCCGGCACCAGCGCGTTCCTGCTCGGACAGGCGGTCGCCGTGCTCCCGGCGGACCGGCTGACCCGGCGGTACGCGCCCCGGAGCGTCGCCGCTCTTGGACTCCTTCTCGCGGCCGTCGGCGCGGCGCTGCTCGCGAGCACGACCGTCGCTGCCGTGCTGGCCTCCCGTGCCCTCGTCGGCCTCGGCCAGGGCGTGGCGTTCGTCGCGGCGATGACCCACGTCGGCCGCCTGACCACCGGCGACGACACCGCGACCGCACAGGGGCTGCTCGGCGCGGGCTTCACGCTGGGGTTCGCGGTCGGACTCGCGGCAGGCCCGGACGCAATCGCCCGGTTCGGGACCCTCGAACCGGCGGTCGCGTCGGCCGTCGTCGTCGCGGTCGGCGGGGCCGGCGCGCTCGCCCTCGGCCGGGCCACCTCATCGTGGGGCGTGCCGTCGGTCGGGTCGTACCTCCGGGCGCTCCGAGCACCCGTGGCGGCGACGCTCGCGCTCGGCAACGCCGCCACGTTCGGCTTCCTCGTCGTCGCCGGCACGTGGTACGCCGACCTGCTGGCCGACGCCGCCGTCCCGGCGACCGCCGTCCTCGTCGGCTTCGCGCTCGCGACCGTCGCCGGGCGCGCACTCGGCGGCGTGCTCGCCGCCCGGGTGGGCGACGCCGCCACGGTCGGCTGGTCGCTCGTCGGACAGACCGCCGTCCTCGGCGGGACCGCGGCGGCCGTCGCGGCGGACCGACCCGTCCTCGTCGCCGCCGGCGTCGTGCTCACCGGACTCGGCTTCGGCGTCCCGTTCGGCCCGCTCTTCGCGCTCGCGTTCACCGAGATCGCGCCCGACCCGGGCGTCACGCTCGTCGGGATGCTCGTCGTCGGCAACCTCGCCGCGCTCGGCTACCCGTGGCTCGTCGGTCGCACGCTGGTCGCCACGGGGACGTTCGCGGTCGGGCTCGGCGCGATGGCGGCCACGGTCGGGGGCGTCGCGCTCGTGTGGACGCGCACGGTCGGGCTGTCGCGGAGCTGA
- a CDS encoding metallophosphoesterase family protein yields MQVAIISDSHIPDREAEIPDEFEDRIAAADHVVHAGDFTSTGTLAHVRELATELTAVHGNMAAPDIDLPSVASVELGGVTFVVTHGTVRSLEAWYETIAEATQEHAEEPRVGIGGHTHRLDDEVHDGVRVLNPGSVTGADPATAATMLTAAVDDGEVDVTVHER; encoded by the coding sequence ATGCAGGTCGCCATCATCTCGGATTCCCACATCCCGGACCGCGAGGCGGAGATCCCCGACGAGTTCGAGGACCGAATCGCCGCCGCCGACCACGTCGTCCACGCCGGAGACTTCACGAGCACCGGGACCCTCGCCCACGTCCGCGAGCTCGCGACCGAGCTGACCGCCGTCCACGGGAACATGGCCGCGCCGGACATCGACCTTCCCTCCGTCGCATCGGTCGAACTCGGCGGCGTGACGTTCGTCGTGACACACGGTACCGTCCGGTCGCTGGAGGCGTGGTACGAAACCATCGCCGAGGCCACACAGGAGCACGCCGAGGAGCCACGCGTCGGTATCGGCGGCCACACCCACCGGCTGGACGACGAGGTCCACGACGGCGTGCGCGTCCTCAACCCGGGCTCGGTGACCGGCGCGGACCCCGCGACCGCGGCGACGATGCTCACCGCCGCGGTCGACGACGGGGAGGTCGACGTGACCGTCCACGAGCGCTGA
- a CDS encoding alcohol dehydrogenase catalytic domain-containing protein yields the protein MPSQRAVVLDEWGGELAVETVDRPEPAPGEVRVDVRACGVNRTIENAVQGGLSDDPGLTPRIPGHEFAGVVDAVGDGVDPDRVGEHVLAYFYLTCNECDACRRGDTNQCTDFGGWFGVNRDGAYAETAVLPAENALPLPDGASFAAGAVAADGVATPIHVCDRADVRDDDTVLVIGGAGRIGYHLAQVAGLRGAHVLAADVTDDRLAHAETAGEHVTAVDARGDNFAEALVAATPHGDGPTVVVDTVGDLDTLYDAWDALAMGGRVVSLTTHHDRAFDAPMKAYVVKEAAFIGSRYATRDEVVRAARLVADGRVDADAGESLSLDEVPDYHRRLRAGETSGTGVLVP from the coding sequence ATGCCGAGCCAGCGCGCGGTCGTCCTCGACGAGTGGGGTGGCGAGCTCGCGGTCGAGACGGTCGACCGACCCGAGCCGGCCCCCGGCGAGGTAAGGGTCGACGTGCGCGCCTGCGGCGTCAACCGGACCATCGAGAACGCCGTCCAGGGCGGCCTCTCGGACGACCCCGGGCTCACGCCGCGAATCCCCGGCCACGAGTTCGCGGGCGTCGTCGACGCTGTCGGCGACGGCGTCGACCCCGACCGGGTCGGCGAACACGTGCTGGCGTACTTCTACCTGACCTGCAACGAGTGCGACGCCTGCCGTCGCGGCGACACCAACCAGTGCACCGACTTCGGCGGCTGGTTCGGCGTGAACCGCGACGGTGCGTACGCAGAGACCGCCGTCCTCCCGGCCGAGAACGCGCTCCCGCTCCCCGACGGCGCGAGCTTCGCCGCGGGCGCGGTCGCGGCCGACGGCGTCGCCACGCCAATCCACGTCTGCGACCGCGCCGACGTGCGCGACGACGACACTGTCCTCGTCATCGGCGGGGCGGGACGCATCGGCTACCACCTCGCGCAGGTCGCCGGGCTCCGGGGCGCACACGTCCTCGCGGCCGACGTGACCGACGACCGGCTCGCCCACGCCGAGACGGCGGGCGAGCACGTCACCGCGGTCGACGCCCGGGGGGACAACTTCGCCGAGGCACTCGTTGCGGCGACGCCCCACGGCGACGGCCCGACGGTCGTCGTCGACACGGTCGGCGACCTCGACACCCTGTACGACGCCTGGGACGCACTCGCGATGGGCGGCCGCGTCGTCTCGCTGACCACCCACCACGACCGCGCCTTCGACGCGCCGATGAAGGCGTACGTCGTGAAGGAAGCCGCCTTCATCGGCTCCCGGTACGCGACCCGCGACGAGGTCGTCCGCGCCGCGCGGCTCGTCGCCGACGGCCGCGTCGACGCCGACGCCGGCGAGTCGCTCTCGCTCGACGAGGTTCCCGACTACCACCGGCGGCTCCGGGCCGGCGAGACGAGCGGGACCGGCGTGCTGGTGCCGTAG
- a CDS encoding cyclase family protein, translating to MLDGYEMHDLTQPWSQDTPAWPTYDNPKIWYEKSLDTEKVNGQKIEFMNHTGTHLDGEKHFIAHGRDIESMPLDELVGDAVVADISDKVGDYDVYTSEMIEDVCDVREGDILFIHTGYQKYAWHREEADPHAFFCKHPGPNMEFAEWCRDMDLNYLILDCGSADHPMNTVIRDVRPELAREARRKHGVDDLDEIFPPEGYQLMHTELFPEGIVHVENAQVPAELLNERCQIGTFPWRFRGGESSVSRVVAFTEA from the coding sequence ATGCTCGACGGCTACGAGATGCACGACCTGACGCAGCCATGGTCGCAGGACACACCGGCCTGGCCCACGTACGACAACCCGAAGATCTGGTACGAGAAGAGCCTGGACACCGAGAAGGTCAACGGCCAGAAGATCGAGTTCATGAACCACACGGGGACCCACCTCGACGGCGAGAAGCACTTCATCGCCCACGGCCGGGACATCGAGTCGATGCCCCTGGATGAGCTGGTGGGTGACGCCGTCGTCGCCGACATCTCCGACAAGGTCGGCGACTACGACGTCTACACCAGCGAGATGATAGAGGACGTGTGCGACGTGCGCGAGGGCGACATCCTGTTCATCCACACCGGCTACCAGAAGTACGCCTGGCACCGCGAGGAGGCCGACCCGCACGCGTTCTTCTGCAAGCACCCCGGCCCGAACATGGAGTTCGCGGAGTGGTGCCGCGACATGGACCTGAACTACCTCATCCTCGACTGCGGGAGCGCGGACCACCCGATGAACACGGTCATCCGCGACGTGCGCCCCGAGCTCGCCCGCGAGGCCCGCAGGAAGCACGGCGTCGACGACCTCGACGAGATATTCCCGCCCGAGGGCTACCAGCTCATGCACACCGAGCTGTTCCCGGAGGGCATCGTCCACGTCGAGAACGCGCAGGTGCCCGCGGAGCTGCTGAACGAGCGCTGCCAGATCGGGACGTTCCCGTGGCGGTTCCGCGGGGGCGAGTCCTCGGTGTCCCGCGTCGTCGCCTTCACCGAGGCCTGA
- a CDS encoding FAD binding domain-containing protein: protein MKPAQFQYHRPTSAAEAVELATELEEAEFMAGNQSLGIVMSNRLATPANIVDLSRVDELDFVEVEDDAVRVGALTTHRTISQSTQLAEHVPMLPHAAEQIAGPSVRNRGTLGGSIGEADPAGNYPAVLVALDGDITLRGPDGTRTVAARDFFIAYMFTDMAEEELIESVSVPREPFPPERTGMAFDELKRAAQTWPTISAGASVRVDDPDADDPTVEDARLALANAADVPLHVPDAEAAVEGEPLSEATLDEAGEAAREAADPSEEMHADREFKLDVAAEYSRRALETAYDGARGAGGEAA from the coding sequence ATGAAGCCAGCTCAGTTCCAGTACCATCGTCCCACCTCGGCCGCGGAGGCAGTCGAACTCGCGACCGAGCTGGAGGAGGCAGAGTTCATGGCAGGTAACCAGTCGCTCGGCATCGTGATGTCGAACCGGCTGGCGACGCCCGCGAACATCGTCGATCTGAGCCGCGTCGACGAGCTCGACTTCGTCGAGGTCGAGGACGACGCGGTCCGCGTCGGCGCGCTCACGACACACCGTACGATCTCACAGTCGACACAGCTCGCCGAGCACGTCCCGATGCTGCCCCATGCCGCCGAGCAGATCGCGGGCCCGAGCGTCCGCAACCGCGGCACCCTCGGCGGGAGCATCGGCGAGGCCGACCCGGCGGGCAACTACCCGGCCGTGCTGGTCGCCCTCGACGGGGACATCACGCTCCGGGGGCCGGACGGCACCCGGACCGTCGCCGCCCGCGACTTCTTCATCGCGTACATGTTCACCGACATGGCCGAGGAGGAGCTCATCGAGTCGGTGTCGGTGCCACGGGAGCCGTTCCCGCCCGAACGCACCGGGATGGCCTTCGACGAGCTGAAGCGCGCCGCCCAGACGTGGCCGACCATCTCGGCCGGGGCGTCGGTCCGCGTCGACGACCCCGACGCCGACGACCCCACAGTCGAGGACGCCAGGCTCGCACTCGCGAACGCGGCGGACGTTCCGCTGCACGTGCCCGACGCCGAGGCCGCCGTCGAGGGCGAACCGCTCTCGGAGGCGACGCTCGACGAGGCGGGCGAAGCGGCCCGCGAGGCCGCCGACCCGTCCGAGGAGATGCACGCCGACCGCGAGTTCAAGCTCGACGTGGCGGCGGAGTACAGCCGGCGGGCGCTCGAGACAGCATACGACGGGGCCCGCGGCGCGGGAGGTGAGGCCGCATGA
- a CDS encoding CoxG family protein, with protein sequence MIEFEGEFELDMPPEELWPYFTDPDVIADCAPGMKELKLNSPSDLEAVMSVKVGSVSPTFDVDVTVVEATKPSTLRMSAVGNSSRNAFETAAHMDLQPTDEGGTLATWNASAEVSGLIASLGQRALGGVTTRLVNNFFDDLQAAAESGEPAESKLEGAEDAEPVVEVDADE encoded by the coding sequence ATGATCGAGTTCGAGGGCGAGTTCGAGCTCGACATGCCGCCCGAGGAGCTGTGGCCGTACTTCACCGACCCCGACGTCATCGCGGACTGCGCACCGGGGATGAAGGAGCTGAAGCTGAACTCGCCGTCTGACCTCGAGGCCGTGATGTCCGTGAAGGTCGGCAGCGTCAGCCCAACGTTCGACGTGGACGTGACCGTCGTCGAGGCGACGAAACCGTCGACCCTGCGGATGAGCGCCGTGGGGAACTCCAGCCGGAACGCGTTCGAGACGGCCGCGCACATGGACCTCCAGCCCACCGACGAAGGTGGGACGCTCGCGACGTGGAACGCGAGCGCGGAGGTCTCCGGGCTCATCGCCAGCCTCGGCCAGCGCGCGCTCGGGGGCGTCACGACCCGCCTCGTCAACAACTTCTTCGACGACCTCCAGGCGGCCGCCGAGTCCGGCGAGCCCGCCGAGTCGAAGCTGGAGGGGGCCGAGGACGCCGAGCCGGTGGTCGAGGTCGACGCCGACGAGTGA
- a CDS encoding helix-turn-helix domain-containing protein → MKSMSVVLQYAEPALTPMHRGLCESPALDREVVLGGQSVDGVETVSSFVYGEPDAYEALLADREAVQEYDITPTEDGCFVYVRQALGPEGQSLLDAIAQDTVVVVPPIEFRSDRTMTLTLVGHGEDLRAVLDSFPDAVTVDVRRVSDGVTAHDTAVSSRQQDALRAAWELGYYEVPRRNGMEAVADELDCAVSTASELLRRAEAHAVGEVLGGDV, encoded by the coding sequence ATGAAGTCGATGTCCGTCGTGCTCCAGTACGCCGAGCCGGCGCTCACGCCGATGCACCGCGGGCTCTGTGAGTCACCCGCCCTCGACCGGGAGGTCGTCCTCGGCGGCCAGTCCGTCGACGGCGTCGAGACGGTCAGCTCGTTCGTCTACGGCGAGCCCGACGCGTACGAGGCGCTGCTGGCCGACCGCGAGGCCGTCCAGGAGTACGACATCACGCCCACCGAGGACGGCTGCTTCGTCTACGTCCGCCAGGCGCTCGGCCCGGAGGGGCAGTCGCTGCTCGACGCCATCGCACAGGACACCGTCGTCGTGGTGCCGCCCATCGAGTTCCGGTCCGACCGGACGATGACCCTGACGCTCGTCGGTCACGGCGAGGACCTCCGGGCCGTCCTCGACTCGTTCCCCGACGCGGTCACCGTCGACGTCCGTCGGGTGAGCGATGGCGTGACCGCCCACGACACGGCCGTCTCGTCGCGCCAGCAGGACGCGCTCCGGGCGGCCTGGGAGCTGGGCTACTACGAGGTGCCGCGGCGCAACGGCATGGAGGCCGTCGCCGACGAACTCGACTGCGCTGTCTCGACCGCGTCGGAGCTCCTCCGGCGGGCCGAGGCCCACGCCGTCGGCGAGGTGCTCGGCGGCGACGTATAA
- a CDS encoding class I SAM-dependent methyltransferase, producing the protein MAEPTTPSGEHRSSVERSRRKWDFWSSRERLWSFYEQDTVEVRRDAVAQLDLERGDAVIDIGCGRGANFELLREAVGPDGSVLGVDYSPGMLAGAAERIEEHGWENVETLRADATALPVAAERFDGALATTAVSAMPDVRAVVENVHDALAPGASFAVYDIRLAPSGVARLLNPLVYGCYRVIGNWNREESVLDELERAFADVELVETFALGTNYVAVARKASEPAGSRLAGAEDAEPAIDPDARE; encoded by the coding sequence ATGGCCGAACCCACGACGCCGTCGGGCGAGCACCGGAGCAGCGTGGAGCGCAGCCGTCGCAAGTGGGACTTCTGGAGCTCGCGCGAGCGGCTGTGGTCGTTCTACGAGCAGGACACCGTCGAGGTGCGACGCGACGCCGTCGCACAGCTCGACCTGGAGCGGGGCGACGCCGTCATCGACATCGGCTGCGGCCGGGGGGCGAACTTCGAGCTGCTCCGCGAGGCGGTCGGTCCGGACGGCTCCGTCCTCGGCGTCGACTACAGCCCGGGGATGCTGGCCGGCGCGGCCGAGCGCATCGAGGAGCACGGCTGGGAGAACGTCGAGACGCTTCGCGCCGACGCGACGGCGCTCCCGGTCGCCGCCGAGCGGTTCGACGGCGCGCTGGCGACGACCGCCGTGAGCGCGATGCCCGACGTGCGGGCCGTCGTCGAGAACGTCCACGACGCCCTCGCGCCGGGTGCGAGCTTCGCGGTGTACGACATCCGGCTGGCACCGTCGGGAGTCGCCAGACTCCTGAACCCGCTGGTGTACGGCTGCTACCGCGTCATCGGGAACTGGAACCGGGAGGAGAGCGTCCTCGACGAGCTGGAGCGGGCGTTCGCGGACGTAGAGCTGGTCGAGACGTTCGCGCTCGGGACGAACTACGTCGCCGTGGCGAGGAAGGCGAGCGAGCCCGCCGGGTCGAGGCTGGCGGGTGCCGAGGACGCCGAGCCGGCCATCGACCCCGACGCTCGCGAGTGA